The proteins below are encoded in one region of Candidatus Thermoplasmatota archaeon:
- a CDS encoding NAD(P)H-hydrate dehydratase has translation MNPYPRRPTDARKGDFGHVLVVGGSPVFHGCLVFNAKGALAAGADLVTVAAPRRAADLAACGNPDLITVPFEASHPDAAARRAVLALADRFDAAVVGAGVERTPAAHRGILALVAALEVPLVLDAEALRALAKDPGAIAGRRALLTPHGGEFEALAGDRVADRPLAARKEAVRRAARRLHATVLLKGARDVVSDGRRVAVDPYGSPLMTKGGWGDLLAGVAGALLARGLAPFDAGRHAAAIVGRAGERAGRALGEGAVVSRALDEVPRAIGDLFQRKGTGRKRKT, from the coding sequence GTGAACCCCTACCCGCGGCGCCCGACCGACGCCCGCAAGGGCGACTTCGGGCACGTCCTCGTCGTCGGCGGAAGCCCCGTCTTCCACGGCTGTCTCGTCTTCAACGCGAAGGGCGCCCTCGCCGCCGGCGCGGACCTCGTCACGGTCGCGGCGCCGCGCCGCGCCGCCGACCTCGCCGCGTGCGGCAATCCCGACCTCATCACGGTCCCCTTCGAGGCATCGCACCCCGATGCGGCCGCGCGGCGCGCCGTCCTCGCGCTCGCCGATCGGTTCGACGCGGCCGTCGTCGGCGCGGGCGTCGAGCGAACGCCCGCCGCCCACCGCGGGATCCTCGCGCTCGTCGCCGCCCTCGAGGTTCCGCTCGTCCTCGACGCGGAGGCGCTCCGGGCCCTCGCGAAGGATCCCGGCGCGATCGCCGGCCGTCGCGCGCTCCTCACACCCCACGGCGGCGAGTTCGAGGCGCTTGCGGGCGATCGCGTCGCGGACCGGCCGCTTGCGGCGAGAAAGGAGGCGGTGCGGCGCGCGGCGCGGCGCCTCCACGCGACCGTCCTCCTCAAGGGCGCGCGGGACGTCGTCTCCGACGGGCGCCGCGTCGCGGTCGATCCGTACGGGTCGCCCCTCATGACGAAGGGCGGCTGGGGCGACCTCCTTGCGGGGGTCGCGGGCGCGCTCCTCGCGCGCGGCCTCGCGCCGTTCGACGCGGGGCGGCACGCGGCCGCGATCGTGGGCCGCGCGGGGGAGCGCGCGGGACGCGCGCTCGGCGAAGGCGCCGTCGTCTCCCGAGCGCTCGACGAGGTGCCGCGCGCGATCGGGGACCTGTTCCAAAGGAAGGGGACCGGGAGAAAACGAAAAACTTAG
- a CDS encoding NAD(P)H-hydrate dehydratase produces the protein MGGTLPFDLTKLYPERTPDFTPFTGGHALVLAGSDRATAPAVLSAAATLRAGADAVTVLAPPGAAESVRAHVAEAETVSLAGPVFSGLDVELVVEEAEVADAVLIGGGLGTRDETVRAVRALISELDVPIIVNGDVTPALHGHEDLVKGRAAVIALSARALAHGAGKETPKTMDDLVALANAEAQRLQTTLLVEGPRAVVADAKRHHVAGLASAYAAKTGHHCVVEGATLALLARGVPAYEASSAAAHLGAFAFDLAALTLGDGLLAADAVTFLPRALVEARRRAATTHLSNGIVTPSPLAPAPATPAPPS, from the coding sequence ATGGGAGGCACCCTGCCCTTCGACCTCACGAAGCTCTATCCCGAGCGAACGCCGGACTTCACGCCCTTCACGGGCGGTCACGCGCTCGTGCTTGCGGGAAGCGACCGCGCGACGGCGCCCGCCGTGCTCTCCGCGGCGGCGACGCTTCGCGCCGGCGCGGACGCCGTCACGGTCCTCGCGCCGCCCGGCGCGGCCGAGAGCGTGCGCGCGCACGTCGCCGAGGCCGAGACGGTGTCCCTCGCGGGCCCCGTGTTCTCGGGCCTCGACGTCGAGCTCGTCGTCGAGGAGGCCGAAGTCGCGGACGCGGTCCTCATCGGCGGCGGCCTCGGGACGCGCGACGAGACGGTGCGCGCGGTGCGCGCGCTCATCTCCGAGCTGGACGTCCCCATCATCGTGAACGGCGACGTGACGCCCGCGCTCCACGGCCACGAGGACCTCGTGAAGGGCCGCGCCGCCGTCATCGCGCTCTCGGCCCGGGCGCTCGCGCACGGCGCCGGCAAGGAGACGCCGAAGACGATGGACGACCTCGTCGCCCTCGCGAACGCGGAGGCGCAGCGCCTCCAGACAACCCTCCTCGTCGAGGGGCCGCGCGCCGTCGTCGCCGACGCGAAGCGCCACCACGTCGCGGGCCTCGCGAGCGCGTACGCGGCGAAGACCGGCCACCACTGCGTCGTGGAAGGCGCGACCCTCGCGCTCCTCGCGCGCGGCGTCCCCGCCTACGAAGCCTCCTCCGCGGCGGCCCACCTCGGCGCGTTCGCCTTCGACCTCGCCGCGCTCACGCTCGGCGACGGCCTCCTTGCCGCCGACGCCGTCACGTTCCTCCCGCGCGCCCTCGTCGAGGCGCGCCGCCGCGCCGCGACGACGCACCTCTCGAACGGCATCGTGACGCCTTCGCCGCTCGCGCCCGCGCCCGCGACGCCGGCCCCGCCGAGCTGA
- a CDS encoding DMT family transporter, translating into MAGLDRGLPFALLAAFFGGTIPVAGAIALRVAEPWTLTAARFAGAALVLLAVLVALGRARSVVERARADAATIGLAAVALATNYVTFLWGLDLVGPVAAQILFQTAGVFLALWGALFFAERWTTRRLAGFAAAVVGAAIVAWNGRSLGAFATEASGLAGALVIVLSALAWSGYALAQKRLGGAGSLPVLALVLLSGAIMTGAGALVEGVALAPGVETVAVLYLVLATVGLYGSLAVALARGEAATVAATGTLSPAVTVVLTVALGLGGVSVHALAGGALVVAGVAVVALAPRAKPLAEPPRAVEVARR; encoded by the coding sequence GTGGCGGGCCTGGATCGGGGACTTCCCTTCGCGCTCCTTGCGGCGTTTTTCGGAGGCACGATCCCGGTCGCGGGCGCGATCGCCCTCCGCGTCGCCGAGCCGTGGACGCTCACGGCCGCCCGCTTCGCGGGCGCCGCGCTCGTCCTCCTCGCCGTCCTCGTCGCCCTCGGACGCGCGCGCTCCGTCGTCGAGCGCGCCCGCGCCGACGCCGCGACGATCGGCCTCGCGGCCGTCGCGCTCGCGACGAACTACGTCACCTTCCTCTGGGGCCTCGATCTCGTGGGCCCCGTCGCCGCGCAGATCCTCTTCCAGACGGCGGGCGTCTTCCTCGCGCTCTGGGGCGCGCTCTTCTTTGCCGAGCGTTGGACGACGCGGCGGCTTGCGGGCTTCGCGGCCGCGGTCGTCGGGGCGGCAATCGTCGCCTGGAACGGACGCTCCCTCGGCGCCTTCGCGACCGAGGCTTCGGGCCTTGCGGGCGCCCTCGTGATCGTGCTGAGCGCCCTCGCGTGGAGCGGCTACGCGCTCGCGCAGAAGCGGCTCGGCGGCGCGGGGAGCCTCCCCGTGCTCGCGCTCGTGCTCCTCTCCGGTGCGATCATGACCGGCGCGGGCGCGCTCGTCGAGGGCGTCGCGCTCGCGCCCGGCGTCGAGACGGTCGCCGTCCTCTACCTCGTGCTCGCGACCGTCGGACTCTACGGCTCGCTCGCCGTTGCGCTCGCGCGCGGCGAGGCCGCGACCGTCGCCGCGACCGGGACGCTCTCGCCCGCGGTCACGGTCGTGCTCACGGTCGCCCTCGGGCTCGGCGGAGTGTCCGTCCACGCCCTCGCGGGCGGCGCGCTCGTCGTCGCGGGCGTCGCCGTCGTGGCGCTCGCCCCGCGCGCAAAGCCGCTCGCGGAGCCGCCGCGCGCGGTCGAGGTCGCGCGCCGGTGA
- a CDS encoding choice-of-anchor X domain-containing protein: protein MLARLIVLGGLLALVAFAAGPAEAESRLHCPSPTECVLVPSELRLDPSGKLVPWSRDVTIAKARPDFNHDRQTYLNVTGPADGAKAEMILLAFDRADFPPNVTIEWATLNLYFDCMYYGGCGGIGTADPQRASARDRILTAREIILPWEEENVTWNKLAGSYFLNTTLAAGLSGPRTCSNGDTDAGSPIGNGGPSGARCFDVAFSAREWLAGNGSRFGWAILDEGVSCPTMSDCRNVFFSSAKRNPDGTPYTQFRGNCPPPVYLERRWTQEGQGTASREVSAPIEGLCWPALAMKLNRHVPSLANATIKYNGSKMELFGEGRRSGPPTAFISNRVSVNLSVEARDGVGAIQEVRLLIRNETGVLFISETLKNRRLFSAASVAGGAKGERWEYWREGPLALPAGKYRLSITTLDTDLNEAALEPRGGQVAPLHYNLVVINDKPILSDLKVAGKPPFAQNARINFTASLRLNDSRQVLDAVLAYANSTAGHRLVIPLRLLARESGTSGGAGTWWFERAWTLPGNWTLTLFANDTFGNADRRSIRFNVTDVTAPVAGALKVEGAVFKLDRFASESGARLAFAATVTDDTNLTVDLVLKGAASTRRVPMARGLENRWAASLSDLPADTYATTVEARDVDGNLATSPTTLVEVEARKPPSFHDLAPPPGGWANATPTISLRIHDLTLNRSTIRTYTKVKTTEVEGVFEESLPSFGGSASDTIATLASLRFFRGDLVTVRVVANDTLGAHAEREWSFVIDGRAPTVAIAIGDPQRDVGASVAVTNGTTFSLSASDEESGVRSIAWQLESLDQAGSASPWIRYAGPFDVASSPFARGTGLYAVRYRATDVAGNTGGGGEIRVILDATPPAITHRVENGRLLVAVSDRGSGLAALRVLVSSDPSGTFWEEQHTPILDPSGQTFGIPFPTVKRGAIVRYAITAEDRLGLVSHAGTRAKPVEWVSPNQAPTIVTRGLANNSEVKGVVAVGWTAADLDGDRFTVQATVRPMVLATATTLFEGGDARGEVRWDTTKVPDGRYVVLFTADDGQARRSAYHLVDVNNTGLGVGGVALPQGRVEFLEEIPFRVTLLRPVSTAHVIITRDAGGQDVVVELPLHDDGLNGDKVAGDGEWTAVWTPDVKGAFSVGLRILYEDQGTVERHGASTIEVQSSLANTVSRNLPWIVLAGLLVVLLAIAVVVQLMRYGYL from the coding sequence GTGCTCGCCCGCCTCATCGTCCTCGGGGGGCTTCTCGCCCTGGTCGCGTTCGCGGCCGGGCCGGCCGAAGCCGAGAGCCGGCTCCACTGCCCGTCCCCGACGGAGTGTGTGCTCGTCCCGTCCGAGCTGCGCCTCGACCCCTCCGGCAAGCTCGTCCCCTGGAGCCGCGACGTCACCATCGCGAAGGCGCGGCCGGACTTCAACCACGACCGGCAGACCTACCTGAACGTGACGGGACCCGCGGACGGCGCGAAGGCCGAAATGATCCTCCTCGCCTTCGACCGCGCCGACTTCCCCCCGAACGTGACGATCGAATGGGCGACGCTCAACCTCTACTTCGATTGCATGTACTACGGGGGCTGCGGCGGGATCGGCACCGCGGACCCCCAGCGCGCGAGCGCGCGCGACCGCATCCTGACCGCCCGCGAGATCATCCTCCCCTGGGAGGAGGAGAACGTCACCTGGAACAAGCTCGCGGGATCCTACTTCCTCAACACGACCCTCGCGGCGGGCCTCTCGGGCCCACGCACCTGCAGCAACGGCGACACGGATGCCGGCTCCCCCATCGGCAACGGGGGCCCGAGCGGCGCGCGATGCTTCGACGTGGCCTTCTCCGCGCGGGAATGGCTCGCGGGGAACGGATCGCGCTTCGGGTGGGCGATCCTGGACGAAGGCGTGAGCTGCCCGACGATGAGCGACTGCCGCAACGTCTTCTTCAGCTCCGCGAAGCGCAACCCCGACGGAACGCCTTACACGCAGTTCCGCGGGAACTGCCCCCCGCCCGTCTACCTCGAGCGGCGCTGGACGCAGGAGGGCCAGGGCACCGCGTCCCGGGAGGTCTCCGCGCCGATCGAGGGCCTGTGCTGGCCCGCGCTCGCGATGAAGCTGAACCGCCACGTGCCGTCGCTCGCGAACGCGACGATCAAGTACAACGGGTCGAAGATGGAGCTTTTCGGCGAGGGGCGCCGCAGCGGGCCCCCGACGGCGTTCATCTCGAACCGCGTCTCGGTGAATCTCTCGGTGGAGGCGCGCGACGGCGTCGGCGCCATCCAGGAGGTCCGCCTCCTCATCCGCAACGAGACCGGCGTCCTCTTCATCTCCGAGACGCTCAAGAACCGCCGCCTCTTCTCGGCCGCTAGCGTCGCGGGCGGCGCGAAGGGCGAGCGCTGGGAGTACTGGAGGGAGGGCCCCCTCGCGCTCCCGGCCGGAAAATACCGGTTGTCGATCACGACGCTCGACACCGACCTCAACGAGGCGGCGCTCGAGCCGCGCGGCGGGCAGGTGGCACCCCTCCATTACAATCTCGTCGTCATCAACGACAAGCCGATCCTTTCGGACCTCAAGGTGGCGGGCAAGCCGCCCTTCGCGCAGAACGCGAGGATCAACTTCACCGCCTCCCTGCGGCTCAACGATTCGCGACAGGTCCTCGACGCCGTCCTCGCGTACGCGAACTCGACCGCCGGTCACCGCCTCGTGATCCCCCTGAGGCTCCTGGCGCGCGAATCGGGCACGTCGGGCGGGGCCGGCACCTGGTGGTTCGAGCGCGCCTGGACGCTTCCGGGCAACTGGACCCTCACGCTCTTCGCGAACGACACGTTCGGCAACGCCGACCGTCGTTCGATCCGGTTCAACGTCACCGACGTCACGGCCCCCGTGGCGGGAGCCCTGAAGGTCGAAGGCGCCGTCTTCAAGCTCGATCGATTCGCGTCGGAATCGGGCGCGCGCCTCGCGTTCGCCGCGACGGTGACGGACGACACGAACCTGACGGTGGACCTCGTCCTCAAGGGCGCCGCCTCGACGCGCCGCGTCCCGATGGCGCGCGGCCTCGAGAACCGCTGGGCCGCCTCGCTCTCGGATCTTCCGGCGGACACCTACGCGACGACGGTGGAGGCGCGCGACGTCGACGGCAACCTCGCGACGAGCCCCACCACCCTCGTCGAGGTCGAAGCGCGCAAACCGCCGTCGTTCCACGATCTTGCGCCCCCTCCGGGCGGGTGGGCGAACGCGACCCCGACGATCTCGCTCCGCATCCACGACCTCACGCTGAACCGGAGCACGATCCGGACCTACACCAAGGTGAAGACGACCGAGGTCGAGGGCGTCTTCGAGGAGTCGCTCCCCTCCTTCGGCGGAAGCGCCTCGGACACGATCGCGACCCTCGCGTCGCTGCGCTTCTTCCGCGGCGACCTCGTGACCGTGCGGGTCGTGGCGAACGACACCCTCGGCGCCCACGCCGAGCGCGAATGGTCGTTCGTGATCGACGGGCGCGCGCCGACGGTCGCGATCGCGATCGGCGATCCCCAACGCGACGTCGGCGCCTCGGTCGCGGTCACGAACGGGACCACGTTCTCGCTCTCGGCGAGCGACGAGGAATCGGGCGTGAGAAGCATCGCGTGGCAGCTCGAGAGCCTCGACCAAGCGGGATCCGCGTCTCCGTGGATCCGCTACGCGGGACCCTTCGACGTCGCAAGCTCGCCCTTCGCGCGCGGGACGGGCCTCTACGCCGTCCGCTACCGCGCGACCGACGTCGCGGGGAACACAGGCGGCGGCGGCGAGATCCGGGTCATCCTCGACGCGACGCCCCCCGCGATCACGCACCGGGTCGAGAACGGAAGACTCCTCGTCGCCGTCTCCGACCGCGGATCGGGCCTCGCGGCCCTCCGCGTCCTCGTCTCCTCCGACCCGTCGGGAACGTTCTGGGAGGAGCAGCACACGCCCATCCTGGATCCCTCGGGCCAGACGTTCGGGATTCCCTTCCCGACCGTGAAGCGCGGCGCCATCGTCCGCTACGCGATCACGGCCGAGGATCGCCTTGGCCTCGTCTCCCACGCGGGCACGCGCGCGAAGCCCGTGGAATGGGTGAGCCCGAACCAGGCCCCCACGATCGTCACGCGCGGCCTCGCGAACAACTCGGAGGTGAAGGGCGTCGTCGCGGTGGGCTGGACCGCGGCCGACCTCGACGGCGACCGCTTCACCGTCCAGGCGACCGTGCGCCCGATGGTCCTCGCGACCGCGACCACGCTCTTCGAGGGCGGGGATGCGAGAGGCGAGGTCCGATGGGACACCACGAAGGTTCCCGACGGCCGCTACGTCGTCCTGTTCACGGCCGACGACGGCCAGGCCCGTCGCTCCGCGTACCACCTCGTGGACGTGAACAACACGGGACTCGGCGTCGGCGGCGTGGCGCTCCCGCAGGGCCGCGTCGAGTTCCTCGAGGAGATCCCCTTCCGCGTCACGCTCCTCCGCCCCGTCTCCACGGCGCACGTGATCATCACGCGCGACGCGGGCGGGCAGGACGTCGTGGTCGAGCTCCCGCTCCACGACGACGGCCTGAACGGCGACAAGGTCGCGGGCGACGGGGAGTGGACCGCCGTCTGGACGCCCGACGTCAAGGGCGCCTTCTCGGTCGGCCTGCGCATCCTCTACGAGGACCAGGGAACGGTGGAGCGCCACGGCGCCTCGACGATCGAGGTCCAGTCGAGCCTCGCGAACACCGTGTCGCGCAACCTGCCGTGGATCGTCCTCGCGGGCCTCCTCGTCGTGCTGCTTGCGATCGCGGTCGTCGTCCAGCTCATGCGCTACGGCTACCTCTGA